The genomic interval TACAATATATTAATAACACTTGGACAAAAGAGATTATTTGGTGAATTTGTGCTAACATTGCCAAAATACATGTGATTTACATTAATGTGGCTCAGTTTTAACCTATCTTTGATTGGAAATCTATAATGACCAATTCCCaacattaaaatataaaaaatctcTTGACTATAAGATCCattactattatatatattatttaataaatattgaatCACAATTCACAATATCCATGGTTCTTTTCATGTGGGTTTGGAACctaataagtcaataaaattgattattttattcttttctttatttcttgGTTTAGGCCACGACTAATTAGGTTAGAGTGACAAACTTTGTGGTTGACCACTTATTTTGAATGCCCTGTTTTTTCACAGGCTTTTGTTTGTTGAGTATTTTaaggtaattattattataattatgaatatatatagattGGATGTGGCTAAAATATACACAGCAATATGTATAGGCCTCACCAACTAGCTAAGGCAACTAGTTAATTATTTGTATGGTTGCTGAGCCAAAGTCCAACATAATAATTTAACaccttatattaaaaaaaatttaaccaaatatatatatatatatacatcccTTTTTCAAATATTGAAGACGTGGCCATTTTTTGTATCCATGATTGTAAGGCTATTATTCATTTCATAAAAGAGTAGAGCTGCCCAAATTAAAGACACCCCTCCACCAAGCAGTAGTAGTATGTATGTATGTGATAAGATCTCAATGGACCACCAATGcttcattatttattttaataaccaataattaagtatataactataaggtttatttatttatatataagtaatCCAAGTGTTTTTTTACTAGGTTATATAGTTATAACTTATACATACATGGTTCTTGGAGTTTCATATCAATATGTATATAAGATGAAAATAGATACAATGACACTTATAACTATAAATGGCAAATTAAGACAAACATAATTTTTGGTACAGTACGAAAATGtacacacacaaatatatatatgtatatgtatatgtacgTATATGATCATCAAATAAAGACCATCCCTTTCTCTCTTATCTGCTTGGAGATGAGGTGAATCTATCATTGTGCTTTATTGGCCCTTCACTTAGATTATCTGAGGATAACAATATTCAACTTCTACacctttctttttcattttgtattgtttatatatgtgtatatatatagatagaaaaaaaaaaacataaaataaaaaacccaTCTCAAATATTTCCCCCCTGGTGTGACTACCTTattcaatattattatatatatattcctctCATCTTTGCACTTTTTGGGCTaaaattttgtttgttttctctCAAAATCATTATTAGTATTTTGTTTTGTCTTCTGTTAATTGTACTCTActggaagaaaaagaaaaaaatgtacCACAAAAATATTGGTCACCCTTGTTTGCATTGCCATCCCCAAAGCTATATTAGAATGGTATTTCTTTTTATctctatatttatattataatatctaaatttgtacatatatatatatacataagttAATTAATTTATAGCTATATAATAATGTTATGTTATTACAGGTTCAACATCTTATTGAGAGATGTATGCTGCTTCATATGACTCGTGACCAATGCATAAGAGCTTTAGCTCACCATGCAAGCATTGGACCTCTTGTTACACTTACTGGtatgaatacatatatataatatataaatatatgtatatgtatatgaatCATCATCACCATTAATTTCTCATTTCATgtctttaattataaatttgttCTCTGGTAATTGGGATTTAATTATATGTGATCAGTTTGGAGAGAACTTCAAAAGGAGAATAGGGAGTTCTTCCATGCATATTACCATTCTATTTCTCCCAAACCCTTGACAAGTAAGACCtcagtatatatgtatatatatgtgtgtaatgTATTATCTCATATAGTTATAATTATGAGGAGTTCATCATGATCATGAATATTATTACCTCACTTGAAAAAAAAGACTTGTAATCATTGGTTGGTTTGCATGATCATTTATACATTaatcatttcattttttttatgagttggcatttttttaaaatatattttcaggtAGATATATCAAAAGGGCACCAAGATTCGCAAAATTGAAAAAGTAGTACCAGTGGATGTGATCAAGTATAGCTACTAGAATATTTGAACCCCTTTTATGAggcaaaatttatatatattaatttatatataaatagagagaGATTAACTATAGATAGCTGCTACAAattgtatttaaaaattatgtAGTTTCTTTTCTTAATGATATGATAATCTTTTAATGAAAAATGAATATTGTTTATTGATATGCCAAGTCTAATCTTGATAGTATTTTTTATGATGATGAACACAAGAAAAAGTTTTTTGTTTAACAAATTGATGAAAACCTCTCAAAACTGTTGAATCATCACATTTTTGAAAGCTAGTTTACTTCTTTCAATGACTGACACATTGACActttaactaaaaattaactCCATTCCTAATTAAGTGCATCTACATTACTCATCATTATGATTAACCCAATTTTAATTATTGGCTCCCTCTAAATAGAAAGTCTTGCTTGTAATGGAAAATTAGATCAAATCAACCCCTTCAACAAtggttgtatttttcttttcatatttgTATGTAGAGATATCTTTGATGCcctttttttgaaagaaaacttTGCCATCTTCATCAACCTGAAAATTATCACACCACAAAGCCATGCACCCATTTCAGTGCCATATATTACTACAAGAAGATGTAGTGCACATCACTAATTAAACACACCCTTTTAAGTTgtgaatttataatatataatgagGTAGTTAAAAAGCAATAAATACATGGTCAAAATATTTGGAGggcaatttatttaaattactgtcccttattaattttcaatgagaAATGTTACTACAAAAATTtactaaaagtaaattttttggtGCATATTTGTTATTCTATTATTATGTTAAAGTAGTGAATCTAATTTTTACAATGCTAAGTGATTCGGGAACGAAATTAATGAAGTAATAATAATTCAGGGACGAAAATCCTAGTACTATAATAATAGTCTTTGTTACCTTATTATTGACATCATGAGAATCCCATGTTGAATTATTCTCCTCCTCTTTCTGATTACAGCTCTCTCCATCTTCTATGTACTGAGTTGGAGGAAAATGAGCCCACTAAATACATGAAAAAAATACACAAGTCAAGTAGAAATCTTTCTATAGATTATTAAGatatgtttctttttattttggttaAAAAAACTTACATTTTTAGCAGCTGCACTAAACGCTTCCTTATGAGCCATATTTGGATTTTCAGCTTTGAGCCTTTTAATCTCTTCTCTGCTTtacaattaagatcatacaatcAAAGTTCCAAGTTTTGAGATTTGTTGTTTTTTTAAGCCTTAAAACTTATTATATTACCTGATAAAGCTGTTGTATGCTGAGGGAGCTCTTTGTCTTTTTTCAGgagctatacatatatatatacaaacaaaaaaacaatGTTAAAGTTTTCACTTTCAAATTTGTGACAAtcttaaattgaaaatattgttGTACATAATGGGCTTATTACGTTTGTTAACAATTTGATTCACAGAGACACTATCTCCTTCTTCATTGTCAGAAGAAACCACAGGGCTGCACGTGTCAATGGCATTTTGTGCCTCTATTTCTTCTAAATCTACCTCTTCTTTTTgctacaaatacacaaaaagtcacacaaaacaaaaatatatggtACAAGTGAGAGTGAGTAGTTAATATAGGTTGGTACTAGAGCTAGAAAGAAAGATCATAATAGAAAAAGACAAGTACTAAAATATTGACCTCATGATGAGTTTGGCTTAGTGAAGCTAAGAGTTGAAGTGGAACAAATGAGGCTTTCATCATATTGACTGAGAGAAGAGTTGTGCAATGCCCACATCTTACTGTCACCACCATTGATAAGCTACTACATGGAACActaacctatatatatatatatataagacatTAGATTAGTAAGAAAAAAACCCCCCAAAAGAAACAAAATGTAATAGTAGTTGTACCAGTAGAATAGTGGTGCAGAAACCACATTGTACATAACAAATCTGTTCAGAGAGATTGAAAAGTTGGTTTAAGGTTGACATGTTGaatggggattttgtttttgtgATTAGGCTTGTGTTGTAGAAGGAAGAAAGGTTTGAATAAGTCTTTAAAGGGAAGATGGTATTTATAAATATTGAGAGTTGAAACCAATCTTATTAAATGGAAATCGAATTTCTGAAAAAGTAAAATTATGAAACAACACTCACaacaattttttagtctaaaCTTCTACTTTTGAGGTTAGGCTGCCTTCTATGTCAGTAAGTAAAACAATCAAATGGTGCTTGTTTGCTTCATATGTAATTGTCTCTCTTTAATTGACTCTCTCTCATATTTTTGAGCCCtttttttatgttgcatgaaaGTGAAAGTGCAGAAATTTTGTCATTTGGGGATTGAGGGCATGATTCTAGAAGGGTGCATGAAAAGGGTAAAGAGGCATCTTAGaatttgtttttcttgaaacaGAGTTTGTAAAATTGACATCATAGTGATTCACCTCATTTTTCTGAGCTATCTTTGTTTAGTAAAACTTCCTCCTATTACCTTTCATTTTAACTCACTCTCATTTCATCCATGTGCTTTCAGGTCAGTTCAAGGCCAAGCTGTCTCTCTCTTATAATATAGCTCAGGCTCA from Cannabis sativa cultivar Pink pepper isolate KNU-18-1 chromosome 4, ASM2916894v1, whole genome shotgun sequence carries:
- the LOC115712473 gene encoding uncharacterized protein LOC115712473 isoform X1, with translation MYHKNIGHPCLHCHPQSYIRMVQHLIERCMLLHMTRDQCIRALAHHASIGPLVTLTVWRELQKENREFFHAYYHSISPKPLTSQFKAKLSLSYNIAQAQGPPT
- the LOC115712473 gene encoding uncharacterized protein LOC115712473 isoform X2, whose amino-acid sequence is MYHKNIGHPCLHCHPQSYIRMVQHLIERCMLLHMTRDQCIRALAHHASIGPLVTLTVWRELQKENREFFHAYYHSISPKPLTSRYIKRAPRFAKLKK
- the LOC115712472 gene encoding axial regulator YABBY 4; this encodes MSTLNQLFNLSEQICYVQCGFCTTILLVSVPCSSLSMVVTVRCGHCTTLLSVNMMKASFVPLQLLASLSQTHHEQKEEVDLEEIEAQNAIDTCSPVVSSDNEEGDSVSVNQIVNKPPEKRQRAPSAYNSFIREEIKRLKAENPNMAHKEAFSAAAKNWAHFPPTQYIEDGESCNQKEEENNSTWDSHDVNNKVDEDGKVFFQKKGIKDISTYKYEKKNTTIVEGVDLI